The stretch of DNA GTGGGAGTGCGGGCGGGCCAGACCCTCACGCTTTCTTCTGGCCGGTCTTCTTCGTCCAGCCACGGGGGTAGGTGCCTGCCGCCATCATCACGGCCTTCGGCGCGAGCACCAGCCCGGTATCGCCGGGTTTGTAGGCCTCTGCATCGACGAGCGCCTCGCCCAGGCAGACCAGTTCGTCTTTCTCTGAGAGCACCGCCACGAGATCCCCTTTACGGTACTTCGTCTTCGAGAGCACGCCGACCCCGGCGAGTTTCGCCCCGTGGCAGATGGCGTCGATCGCCGCGTCGCGCACCACGATCCTGGGCATCTCGCCGACGCCCAGCACCGGCGGGAGGATGATCCCGCTGAGGGCCGCCTCATCGCCCGCCGCCGCGGCGACGCAGGCGTCCCTGATCGCGTGGAGCGTCAGGGCCTTATCCTCGGTGAACAGGCCTGACCTCGTCCGCCTCAGTTCCTGCATATGAGCGCCGGTCCCCAGGGCGAGGCCGAGGTGGTGGCAGAGCGACCTGATATAGGTGCCCGCGTCGCAGACTACCCTGAAGAGCACGACCCGCCCGTCGACGTCGAGCACTTCGAGGTCGTGGATCTTCCTGATCCGCAGCGACCGCTTCACGGCGCTCCGCCGTGGCGGGCGCTGGTAAATCCGGCCGACGAACTCCCGTGCGGTCTCCTCGATCTGCGCACGGTCGGCGTCGCCGTGGATGCGCATGGCGCAGACGTACTCCTTCTGCTCCCGCAGGAGCACCGGGGCGAGGCGCACCGCCGGGCCGAACATCACCACGAGCACCCCTGAGACCTGCGGGTCCAGGGTGCCGGCGTGCCCGACCTGCACCCCGAGCATCTCGCCCACCCATGCGGCGACCTGGTGGCTCGACGGCCCACGCGGTTTGTCCACCACGACAAGCCCGGCCTGCGGCACGCCGGGCAGGTGTTCGGTCGCCGCTCTCTTCCCGCCCCTGAGGTCCAGGGCCGCAAGCGTCCCGGTAAGAGAACCGTCCCCGACGACATCGGGAACAACGCCCGCCGTCTCCATCGCCTGCGCCGTCACCCTCCCGATGGCGATGACGATCTGCCCCTCACGCCGCTCCCACCGCGCCGTGGTAAACGACGAAGCGCTGGTGAAGAGCACAGCGTCGGCGCGGCCGGTGTCGAGGGGTTCGCCCGAGGGCACCAGGTCGTAGACCTGGTACTCGCAGGCCTCTCCTCCGGCGTCCGCGATCGCCTGGAGGAGGGCCGGGTTCGGCACTGCCGCTCTCGGGATTCCGACTCGTTTGCCCTGCAGCCATGCCCCCATGTGCGGGGCGAAATCGGCCGAGTAATAGGTGGGCAGGGTCTCGGGCTCAAGGCCGCTCTCTTCGAGGGTTCTGGCCGTCTGCGGCCCGATGGCGACGATCCGGGCCGGGCGCGGGAGATGAAGGCGCGGGGCGACGACCGCCGCGGGCAGGGCGCTCGTGAAAAAGATGCCGTCGAAGGCCCCGGCGTTTGCGTCCTCTACAAACCGGCCGACGGCCTCTTCTCGGAGGTCGGCCCTGAGGGGCGAGACCGTATAGCAGGTATGGCCGAAGCGGGCGCAGACATCGGCGTCGTTCCCCGCCTTCTCTGCCAGGCGGGTGATCGCAATCAACATTGCTGGAATGTTCGGTGCGGGAGGGATATCACGGTTTCCCCCGGATCGATTGCGCAGCATATATATCGGGCCGGGCCGATCTTCCCGTGTGATCGTCCCCCTCATCGTCGGCACGCTTGCGGGCGTCGCCCTCGGGATCGTCAGCGGGCTCGTGCCCGGCGTGCACGCCAACACGATGGCCGGCCTCCTCCTCTCGGTCGCCCCCCTCCTGGTCGGGACCCTCGGCACCCCGGTGCTCGCCGCGGCGCTGGTGGCGGCCCTGATCACCCACACCTTCCTGGACTGCGTGCCGTCCACCTTTCTCGGGGTGCCCGACGCCGACACGGCAGTGATGGTCCTGCCGGCGCACGCCCTCTGCCTTGAGGGGCGGGGCGCCGAGGCGGTGCGGATCTCGGCCTTCGGCAGCGCCAGCGCCGTCGTATGGGCGCTCCCCTTCTGCCTCCTCTTTCTCGTCGCCCTCCCCGCCCTCCAGCCCGCGATCGACTGGGGGATCGGCCTCCTCCTCCTTGCGGTCGCCTGCTACCTCGTCGTCTTTTCGGAGTCGCCGGAATGGGCCGCCGGGGTCTTTCTCGTCTCCGGACTCCTGGGTCTCTTCACCTTCAGGTACGCTTTTCTCGCCTGGAACGGCGGCGACGCCGTGCTCATGCCCCTCCTCTCCGGGCTCTTCGGCGTCGCCGTCCTCCTCT from Methanofollis liminatans DSM 4140 encodes:
- a CDS encoding RNA-guided pseudouridylation complex pseudouridine synthase subunit Cbf5; protein product: MLIAITRLAEKAGNDADVCARFGHTCYTVSPLRADLREEAVGRFVEDANAGAFDGIFFTSALPAAVVAPRLHLPRPARIVAIGPQTARTLEESGLEPETLPTYYSADFAPHMGAWLQGKRVGIPRAAVPNPALLQAIADAGGEACEYQVYDLVPSGEPLDTGRADAVLFTSASSFTTARWERREGQIVIAIGRVTAQAMETAGVVPDVVGDGSLTGTLAALDLRGGKRAATEHLPGVPQAGLVVVDKPRGPSSHQVAAWVGEMLGVQVGHAGTLDPQVSGVLVVMFGPAVRLAPVLLREQKEYVCAMRIHGDADRAQIEETAREFVGRIYQRPPRRSAVKRSLRIRKIHDLEVLDVDGRVVLFRVVCDAGTYIRSLCHHLGLALGTGAHMQELRRTRSGLFTEDKALTLHAIRDACVAAAAGDEAALSGIILPPVLGVGEMPRIVVRDAAIDAICHGAKLAGVGVLSKTKYRKGDLVAVLSEKDELVCLGEALVDAEAYKPGDTGLVLAPKAVMMAAGTYPRGWTKKTGQKKA